From Phragmitibacter flavus, the proteins below share one genomic window:
- a CDS encoding DMT family transporter, producing MMLVAVFAMSTSVIFIKVSELDITALTTGRLWLSVMLLLPLMEWHRRRAVRSEAGLVKGWWRLGLLPGAVFVVHLITWAMGARMTSSANATLAVNTAPLLMPFLLFWIAKERVTRVELMGTAVAFAGLVVLTAADAKLDPDHFRGDLVCMGSMTLLAVYLALGRRRLPMLPSPWLYSVPLYICAGSVSLMLTLDGEKWAPLFGEHAGIEWFCLVGLAVVPTILGHGLAMAALRVLRGQVVAVMSLGQFLTAGLMAWWVFGEQPHGLFYVAAALVVTGCAVVIFGKSRD from the coding sequence ATGATGCTGGTCGCGGTGTTCGCGATGTCGACTTCGGTGATTTTCATCAAGGTTTCGGAGCTGGATATCACCGCTTTGACGACAGGGAGGTTGTGGTTGTCGGTGATGTTGTTATTGCCGTTGATGGAGTGGCACCGGCGTCGGGCAGTGCGAAGTGAGGCGGGATTGGTGAAGGGGTGGTGGCGGTTGGGACTGTTGCCCGGCGCGGTATTTGTGGTGCATTTGATCACCTGGGCGATGGGGGCGCGGATGACGAGTTCAGCGAATGCGACGCTGGCGGTGAACACGGCTCCGTTGTTGATGCCGTTTTTGCTGTTTTGGATTGCGAAGGAGCGGGTGACCAGGGTGGAGCTGATGGGAACCGCCGTGGCGTTCGCGGGGCTGGTGGTGTTGACGGCAGCGGATGCGAAACTGGATCCCGATCACTTCAGAGGAGACTTGGTGTGCATGGGATCGATGACCCTGCTGGCGGTTTATTTGGCTTTGGGAAGGCGCAGGCTGCCGATGCTGCCGTCGCCTTGGTTGTATTCAGTGCCGCTGTATATCTGCGCGGGTTCGGTGTCGTTGATGTTGACGCTGGATGGGGAGAAGTGGGCACCGCTGTTTGGGGAACACGCGGGGATCGAGTGGTTCTGCCTGGTGGGATTGGCGGTGGTTCCAACGATCTTGGGGCATGGGCTGGCGATGGCGGCGTTGAGGGTGTTGCGAGGCCAGGTGGTGGCGGTGATGTCCTTGGGACAGTTTTTAACCGCCGGATTGATGGCCTGGTGGGTGTTTGGTGAGCAACCACACGGGTTGTTTTATGTGGCTGCGGCGCTCGTGGTCACCGGATGCGCGGTGGTAATATTTGGGAAGAGTCGGGATTAG
- the rpsT gene encoding 30S ribosomal protein S20, whose amino-acid sequence MANIRSSEKSIRKTKTRTLQNQVKKSRIRTLRKKVLAAVAQGDNALAQQCYNEFSSAADKAAKSSTIHKNTASRLKSRVASQLSKSTAAN is encoded by the coding sequence ATGGCAAACATCCGTTCCTCAGAAAAGAGCATTCGCAAAACCAAAACGCGCACGCTGCAAAATCAGGTCAAAAAAAGCCGGATTCGCACTCTGCGTAAGAAAGTGCTCGCTGCCGTGGCTCAAGGCGACAACGCGCTCGCTCAACAGTGCTACAATGAGTTCTCTTCTGCCGCCGACAAGGCCGCAAAATCGAGCACCATTCACAAAAACACTGCCTCCCGCCTCAAAAGCCGCGTGGCGTCTCAGCTTTCCAAGTCCACTGCGGCTAATTAA
- a CDS encoding aldo/keto reductase translates to MSGYSRIIYGTWRLLDDPAAASSQSINARLNACVDAGITTIDTAEIYGLYEVEEALGRALALSPGLRDKLQLVSKCGIYVPCGYHPERKVAFYNATAARIVKSLEKSLRFLGTDRLDLMLVHRPDWLTSADDTAAGLNQMLAEGKIAAAGVSNYNVHQFELLNSRMEKPLVANQIEFHLLNQIPIHDGTLSQCERLGVLPMAWSPLGGGRLMSETDEAGLRVAEVAAELSPKYGGATLEQLAYAWILAHPSRPAVVIGTNKIERIAAAAQAVQIKLEREDWYRLCEAANGRPIP, encoded by the coding sequence ATGAGCGGGTATTCGCGAATCATTTATGGAACGTGGCGGTTGCTGGATGATCCGGCAGCCGCTTCTTCGCAATCGATCAATGCGCGGCTGAATGCCTGTGTTGATGCGGGGATCACCACGATTGATACGGCGGAGATTTATGGGTTGTATGAGGTGGAGGAAGCGCTGGGCAGGGCGCTGGCGCTGAGTCCTGGGCTGCGGGACAAGCTGCAACTGGTGAGTAAATGCGGGATTTATGTGCCGTGTGGGTATCACCCAGAGCGCAAGGTGGCGTTTTACAATGCAACGGCGGCTCGGATCGTGAAGAGTTTGGAGAAATCGTTGAGGTTTCTGGGAACGGACCGTCTGGATTTGATGCTGGTGCATCGTCCTGACTGGCTGACTTCGGCCGATGATACGGCGGCGGGATTGAATCAGATGTTGGCTGAAGGGAAGATTGCTGCGGCGGGGGTGTCGAACTACAACGTGCATCAGTTCGAGCTATTGAACAGCCGGATGGAGAAGCCGCTGGTGGCGAATCAGATTGAGTTTCATTTGTTGAATCAGATACCGATTCATGACGGCACGTTGAGTCAGTGTGAGCGGTTGGGGGTTCTGCCGATGGCGTGGAGTCCGTTGGGTGGTGGGCGATTGATGAGTGAGACGGACGAAGCAGGACTGCGGGTGGCCGAGGTCGCGGCGGAGTTGTCGCCGAAGTATGGGGGAGCGACGTTGGAGCAGCTGGCTTATGCATGGATTCTGGCTCATCCGAGTCGGCCTGCGGTGGTGATTGGGACGAACAAAATTGAGCGGATCGCTGCGGCAGCGCAGGCGGTGCAGATCAAGCTGGAGCGGGAAGACTGGTATCGGCTTTGTGAAGCGGCGAACGGACGACCGATTCCGTAG
- a CDS encoding FHA domain-containing protein, with product MAHIVFTLEDGSEILADLNADIVTVGRHPESLVVLPSGSVSGQHATVKRRGDSYFVQDLGTTNGTRVNGVEVEEVKLEHGDLVSFGDVAGYFYATEEASAAWEEPQAEAPVLESLPEPQAPVLSAQSEPSLFLPEKYSPVPRAGQPRKTGYVPVKPTRPVTQYKESSGCAGFLFFIGFLVFAFLVGLHVRHGQEHSGSILLMDVIEKLKADQVESGAEVTPESGTSTTPAADSAPAPAAPASDSGSSSSQMGGGMMGGDKEPSM from the coding sequence ATGGCGCACATCGTGTTCACACTGGAAGATGGCAGCGAAATCCTCGCTGACTTGAATGCTGACATCGTCACGGTGGGTCGGCATCCGGAGAGTTTGGTGGTGCTGCCGAGCGGGTCGGTTTCAGGCCAGCATGCGACGGTGAAACGTCGAGGCGACAGTTATTTTGTGCAGGATTTGGGCACCACGAATGGCACGCGGGTGAACGGAGTGGAGGTCGAGGAGGTGAAACTGGAGCACGGGGATCTGGTTTCTTTCGGGGATGTAGCGGGTTATTTCTATGCCACGGAAGAGGCATCGGCTGCCTGGGAAGAACCGCAAGCGGAGGCACCGGTGCTGGAATCGCTGCCGGAGCCGCAAGCGCCGGTGTTGTCGGCGCAATCGGAGCCTTCGCTGTTTTTGCCGGAAAAATATTCACCAGTGCCGCGAGCAGGGCAGCCACGCAAGACGGGCTATGTGCCGGTGAAGCCGACGCGTCCGGTGACGCAATACAAGGAATCTTCGGGTTGTGCGGGATTTTTGTTTTTCATTGGGTTTTTGGTGTTTGCCTTTTTGGTGGGATTGCATGTCAGGCACGGTCAGGAGCATTCCGGAAGCATTTTGTTGATGGATGTGATTGAGAAGCTCAAGGCGGATCAGGTGGAGAGTGGTGCTGAGGTGACACCGGAGAGTGGAACGTCGACGACTCCTGCTGCGGATTCTGCTCCTGCTCCTGCAGCCCCTGCATCAGATTCGGGTTCGAGTTCTTCGCAGATGGGCGGCGGGATGATGGGCGGTGACAAGGAGCCTTCGATGTAG
- the priA gene encoding replication restart helicase PriA, with translation MPDQPSLFSGMDGDAPTSPPPPTTPQRIARVLLEETALELDYLIPDDLAARIQPGTRVHIPLQNRKETAVVLQILDDSPFADKLKPISSTVGSRPMFTATLLQLAQWTSQYYLSPVRQVLRAMLPEAVRSKPETFLSDSHLTLTNPPDAEALEKLQKTAPLQARIIHLLQSSGGEATLSQLRQQLHSATQVVHALVRKNIISRSEVRVERDPFQDEEFLPSSPLTFTEEQQAAFTQILLNLNTPADERKPILLHGVTGSGKTELYLQAIAHVLTQNQTALVLVPEISLTPQTIERFKSRFSDRKERIAVLHSHLSEGERHDEWFKIHENRADIVIGARSAIFAPLQNLGIIVVDEEHEPSYKQDENPRYHARDLAIVRAKLEKCPVLLGSATPSLETWTNARSGKYLHLHLTKRTDHKTLPLIRVVDMRLEKRKTKDGVAILSEVLRIAIQRRLDQGEQIILFLNRRGFNTAVTCLDCGTTVRCPDCDIPFTFHKTDNRLVCHVCGMRSLPPKKCAQCNTPTLLFGGFGTERAEATLRTVFPTARIARVDTDVMNRKNQLRDTLRDFRSQKIDLLIGTQMIAKGLDFPNVTLVGVLNADLSLNLPDFRAAERTFQLLTQVAGRAGRGEIKGEVLIQTYAPHSPAIQFARHADYDGYAEQELEHRSNFGPYPPHTHAILIGSRSKQAALAEFTLQNLATKLKKSLPNGTIIHDPCPSPLAKAHGQYRFQLLLLTDKIRPLLAQLKATLTDMTFPEEVIVTWDIDPTTLM, from the coding sequence ATGCCCGACCAACCCTCCCTCTTCTCCGGCATGGATGGCGACGCCCCAACCTCTCCACCACCACCCACCACGCCCCAACGCATCGCCCGCGTCCTTCTCGAAGAAACCGCCCTCGAACTCGACTACCTGATCCCCGACGACCTGGCCGCCCGCATCCAACCCGGCACCCGCGTCCACATTCCGCTGCAAAACCGCAAGGAAACCGCCGTCGTCCTGCAAATTCTCGATGACTCCCCCTTTGCCGACAAACTCAAACCCATCTCCAGCACCGTCGGCAGCCGGCCCATGTTCACCGCGACCCTGCTGCAGCTCGCGCAATGGACCTCCCAATACTACCTCAGTCCCGTCCGCCAGGTCCTCCGCGCCATGCTGCCCGAAGCCGTGCGCAGCAAACCCGAAACCTTTCTCTCCGACAGCCACCTCACCCTCACCAATCCCCCCGACGCCGAAGCCCTCGAAAAACTCCAAAAGACCGCCCCCCTTCAAGCCCGCATCATTCATCTCCTACAATCCAGCGGCGGGGAAGCCACCCTCAGCCAGCTTCGCCAGCAGCTCCACTCCGCCACCCAGGTTGTCCATGCCCTCGTGCGCAAAAATATCATCAGCCGCAGCGAAGTCCGCGTCGAACGCGACCCTTTCCAGGACGAGGAATTCCTCCCCAGCTCCCCGCTCACCTTCACCGAAGAACAGCAGGCCGCCTTCACCCAAATCCTCCTCAACCTCAACACCCCCGCCGACGAAAGAAAACCCATCCTCCTCCACGGCGTCACCGGCTCCGGCAAAACCGAACTCTACCTCCAGGCCATCGCCCACGTTCTCACCCAAAATCAAACCGCCCTCGTCCTCGTCCCCGAAATCTCCCTCACCCCTCAAACCATCGAACGCTTCAAATCGCGCTTCTCCGACCGCAAAGAACGCATTGCCGTCCTTCACTCCCACCTCTCCGAAGGCGAGCGCCACGACGAATGGTTCAAGATCCACGAAAACCGCGCCGACATCGTCATCGGGGCCCGCTCCGCCATCTTCGCCCCCCTTCAAAACCTCGGCATCATCGTCGTCGACGAGGAACACGAACCCTCCTACAAACAAGATGAAAACCCCCGCTACCACGCCCGCGACCTCGCCATCGTCCGCGCCAAACTCGAAAAATGCCCCGTCCTCCTCGGCAGCGCCACCCCGTCACTCGAAACCTGGACCAACGCCCGCTCCGGCAAATACCTGCATCTCCACCTCACCAAACGCACCGACCACAAAACCCTCCCGCTGATCCGCGTCGTCGACATGCGCCTCGAAAAACGCAAAACCAAAGACGGCGTCGCCATCCTCTCCGAAGTCCTGCGCATCGCCATTCAACGCCGGCTCGACCAGGGCGAACAAATCATCCTTTTTCTCAACCGCCGCGGATTCAACACCGCCGTCACCTGCCTCGACTGCGGCACCACCGTCCGCTGCCCCGACTGCGACATCCCCTTCACCTTCCACAAAACCGACAACCGCCTCGTCTGCCACGTCTGCGGCATGCGTTCCCTCCCTCCCAAAAAATGCGCCCAATGCAACACCCCCACGTTGCTCTTCGGCGGCTTCGGAACCGAACGAGCTGAAGCCACCCTGCGCACCGTCTTCCCCACCGCTCGCATCGCCCGCGTCGACACCGACGTCATGAACCGCAAAAACCAGCTCCGCGACACCCTGCGCGACTTCCGCTCCCAAAAAATCGACCTCCTCATCGGCACCCAGATGATCGCCAAAGGCCTCGACTTCCCCAACGTCACCCTCGTCGGCGTTCTCAATGCCGACCTCTCCCTCAACCTCCCCGACTTCCGCGCCGCCGAACGCACCTTCCAGCTCCTCACCCAGGTCGCCGGACGCGCCGGACGCGGCGAAATCAAAGGTGAAGTCCTCATCCAAACCTACGCCCCCCACAGTCCGGCCATCCAGTTCGCCCGTCATGCCGACTACGATGGCTACGCCGAACAGGAACTCGAACACCGCTCCAACTTCGGTCCCTATCCCCCCCACACCCATGCCATTCTCATCGGCTCAAGAAGCAAACAAGCCGCCCTCGCCGAGTTCACCCTGCAAAACCTCGCCACCAAACTTAAAAAATCCCTCCCCAACGGCACCATCATCCACGATCCCTGCCCCAGCCCTTTGGCAAAAGCCCACGGCCAGTATCGTTTCCAGCTCCTTCTCCTTACCGATAAAATCCGCCCCCTCCTTGCCCAACTCAAAGCCACCCTCACCGACATGACCTTCCCCGAAGAAGTCATCGTCACTTGGGACATCGATCCCACCACCTTGATGTGA
- a CDS encoding TorF family putative porin: MKLHTLLSPILGVALASTAFAGSTAEPKAPAMVAAEESALLGFTLTAGYDSHYIYRGVDFAENLVSVGIDGNIPFNEMISLNVGAWFGTSADDSATLGGSYNELDLYAAVLVDLGPATVGLKYQHYKYLGNAGDLFEDINEVGALVSTTLGPVDFSGGAYYDETADGFYFEAGISKAIEITDRISLVPAALVSYAIDYYGVDGFNHVKAGVSLPIKLTDTATLTPYVAYNLPIDALDDLGEDEQLYGGISLSVSF; this comes from the coding sequence ATGAAATTGCACACCTTGCTCTCTCCCATTCTCGGCGTGGCGCTTGCCTCGACCGCGTTCGCTGGCAGCACTGCCGAACCAAAAGCACCCGCAATGGTTGCTGCTGAAGAAAGCGCTTTGCTCGGCTTCACGCTGACCGCTGGCTACGACTCCCACTACATCTACCGTGGCGTCGATTTCGCTGAAAACCTCGTTTCTGTCGGTATCGACGGCAACATTCCTTTCAATGAAATGATCTCCCTCAACGTGGGCGCCTGGTTCGGCACCTCCGCTGACGACTCCGCCACCCTCGGTGGTTCCTACAACGAACTTGACCTCTACGCAGCCGTTTTGGTTGACCTTGGCCCAGCCACCGTTGGTTTGAAGTATCAACACTACAAGTATCTTGGCAACGCAGGCGACCTCTTTGAAGACATCAACGAAGTTGGCGCACTGGTCTCCACCACCCTTGGTCCTGTTGACTTCAGCGGCGGCGCTTACTATGACGAAACCGCCGACGGTTTCTACTTCGAAGCAGGCATCTCCAAAGCCATCGAAATCACCGACCGTATCAGCCTCGTTCCAGCAGCTCTCGTCAGCTATGCGATCGACTACTACGGCGTTGACGGCTTCAACCACGTCAAAGCAGGTGTCTCGCTTCCAATCAAGCTCACCGACACCGCTACCCTGACCCCTTATGTGGCCTACAACCTGCCAATCGACGCCCTTGATGACCTCGGCGAAGACGAGCAGCTCTACGGCGGCATCAGCCTCAGCGTCAGCTTCTAA
- a CDS encoding sialidase family protein has translation MTTFGITEKKPARHALSFVEAKIIMKTVTILTAMLALITVGFAEKRDSGSREPTPICVTANDLSIATGQPSLVLMSNGSVHIPVWSLSGGTVGQSVTGLVGGLPNDCTAVKVEIVVTSEDATTSDQFADVYRVHLSQMVEDAPFTSRHYQANAVRTALPAAPRHTRTILLESYFEVVPHAPLSIRIQREPGDPSDTFTKPTGLAMVKVTPVEKPAPAHVVQNVSGYNSWPMMQAIGDKLVCVYSRGGGHTIGEDSRAVYARTSSDGGKTWTPETVVADTPGYGEVTVGKGLDSAGAMLLWVRRIGKGEWHHDLYRTTDGVTFTLMATPKLEVRPMQITDIFAVPKVGLMALWFAGDYGDKPTNAWGTVTSSDNGLTWTQITVESSLPKTQWPTEPAAVYLGDGKILVIARCETGPSQFQIVSTDYGTTWKREPTNIGDILCSTPSLVLDAKTGLLSNYYYHRGKGILRRRVVDPERVLNHPLHWPVSEVVATGSQVTFDAGNVNATVIGNTHYLSFYSGKAPDTTVLVSAIPAPSNPDSSQILPPRIR, from the coding sequence GTGACGACCTTCGGCATAACCGAAAAGAAACCCGCCCGCCATGCGTTGTCTTTTGTCGAAGCGAAGATCATCATGAAAACCGTCACCATCCTCACCGCCATGCTGGCGCTCATCACCGTCGGATTCGCCGAAAAGCGCGATTCAGGTTCGCGAGAACCAACCCCGATCTGCGTGACGGCGAACGACTTGTCGATCGCCACCGGACAACCTTCGCTGGTGCTCATGTCGAACGGCTCGGTGCACATTCCCGTGTGGTCCCTGTCCGGCGGCACCGTGGGTCAATCCGTCACCGGTCTGGTCGGCGGCCTCCCGAATGACTGCACTGCGGTGAAGGTCGAAATCGTTGTGACCTCCGAAGACGCCACCACAAGTGACCAATTTGCAGACGTTTACCGGGTCCACCTTTCGCAGATGGTCGAAGACGCCCCGTTCACGTCCCGCCACTATCAAGCCAATGCCGTGCGCACCGCGCTGCCCGCCGCGCCGCGCCACACGCGGACCATTCTCTTGGAATCCTATTTCGAAGTCGTGCCCCACGCGCCACTTTCCATTCGTATCCAGCGCGAGCCGGGCGATCCGTCCGACACCTTCACCAAACCCACCGGCCTGGCCATGGTGAAAGTGACGCCCGTGGAAAAACCCGCACCAGCTCATGTCGTGCAGAACGTGAGCGGTTACAACTCATGGCCGATGATGCAGGCCATCGGCGACAAGCTGGTTTGTGTTTACAGCCGTGGCGGCGGGCACACCATCGGCGAAGACAGCCGCGCCGTTTATGCCCGCACCTCCAGCGATGGCGGCAAAACGTGGACGCCCGAAACCGTGGTCGCCGACACGCCCGGATACGGTGAAGTGACGGTCGGGAAAGGGCTGGATTCCGCCGGGGCAATGCTCCTCTGGGTGCGTCGCATCGGCAAAGGGGAGTGGCACCACGACCTCTACCGCACCACGGACGGCGTGACCTTCACCCTTATGGCCACGCCAAAACTGGAGGTAAGGCCGATGCAGATCACCGACATCTTCGCCGTGCCCAAGGTGGGGCTGATGGCCCTGTGGTTCGCCGGGGACTACGGCGACAAACCGACCAACGCTTGGGGCACCGTGACCAGCAGCGACAACGGCCTGACATGGACGCAGATCACCGTCGAGTCCTCCTTGCCCAAAACCCAGTGGCCGACCGAACCTGCCGCCGTCTATCTCGGCGATGGCAAAATCCTCGTCATCGCCCGTTGTGAAACCGGTCCAAGTCAGTTCCAGATCGTGTCCACCGACTACGGAACCACCTGGAAACGCGAGCCCACCAACATCGGCGACATTCTTTGCTCCACCCCCAGCCTGGTCCTCGACGCCAAAACCGGGCTGCTCAGCAACTACTATTACCATCGCGGCAAAGGCATCCTGCGCCGCCGCGTGGTGGATCCTGAACGCGTTTTAAACCATCCGCTCCACTGGCCCGTTTCCGAGGTCGTCGCCACCGGAAGCCAGGTCACTTTTGATGCGGGCAACGTCAACGCCACCGTCATTGGCAACACCCACTACCTCTCCTTCTACTCCGGCAAGGCACCCGACACCACCGTCCTCGTCTCCGCCATTCCGGCACCTTCTAATCCCGACTCTTCCCAAATATTACCACCGCGCATCCGGTGA